The window ATTTTTCAGTGGGTACAAGCCACAATTTTACTTCAGGACTACAGATGTAACAGGTGAGATAAAGTTACCCGAGGGAGTACAGATGGTGATGCCAGGGGACAATATAGAGATGGAAGTAAAGTTGATAAAGCCAGTTGCATTAGAGGAAGGATTAAGGTTTGCTATAAGAGAGGGAGGAAAAACTGTAGGAGCTGGCGTGGTAACTAAAATTATAGAGTAGGGGGAAGATTTATTATGGGTAGCTATTTGGAAAAGCAAAGGATAAGAATTAAACTCAAAGCATTTGATCATAGAATATTAGATCAGTCAACTAAACAGATTATTGAGACTGTAAGAGGTACAGGGGCAAAAATTTCAGGCCCCATACCTTTACCTACAAAGGTTAGCAGGTATTGGGTTTTGCGTTCTCCTCATGTGAATAAAAATTCAGGGGAACATTTTGAGCTCAGGATCCATAAAAGATTAATAGATATTATTGAGCCTACAGCAAAAACTGTGGAAGCTCTCATGAAGTTAGAGCTTCCAGCAGGTGTGGAAGTAGAAATTAAGACATAGAGAGGGGATAAATTATGTCTGCACCGACTACAAAAGCAATTTTGGGAAGAAAAATTGGTATGACGCAGATCTTTACTGAGAAAGGAGAAGTCCTTCCGGTAACAGTAGTAAAAGGAGGACCATGTTTGATACTATCTGTTAAAACAAAAGAAAATGATGGATATGATGCTATACAATTAGGATATGAGCAGTGTAAAGAAAGTAAGCTGAACAAGCCAATGAGAGGTTTTTTCCAAAAACTTGGTCTTCCAGCTCACAAAATAATTAAGGAGATAAGAATTCTTAATCCTAATGATTACAACAAGGGACAGGAGTTAAGAGTAGATATATTTCAAGAGGGAGAATTGGTTGATGTTACTGGCAAAACTAAGGGAAGAGGTTTTACTGGACACATAAAAAGATGGGATTTTAGAAGAGGAAGGATGTCTCATGGCTCAAAGTTTCATAGGAGACGTGCTTCAATTGGAGCAGGTGGAGTACAGCATGTTATGAAGGGACAAAAAATGGCTGGAAGATATGGTTACGAAACTGTTACTGTACAAAATTTAGAAATTGTTAAGGTTGATAGAGAAAAAGATTTATTATTCATAAAAGGAGCTGTTCCAGGTCCTCATGGTAACTTACTTATAATTAGAAAAGCTGTTAAATCACTTAGGAAGGGGATAGAAAAATGATATTAGTTCCAGTTTATAATCAAAATGCGGAGAAAGTTGGAGAAATTGAACTTAGAGAAGAGTTATTTGGAGTAGAGACTCGTCCAGATCTATTCCATGCCTGTGTTGTTATGCATTTAGCAAATGGAAGACAAGGAACAGCATCTACGAAAAGAAGATCTGAGGTAAATAGAAGTGGAAGGAAGGTTTGGCCTCAAAAAGGAACAGGTCACGCAAGACAAGGTGATAGAAAAGCGCCTCATTGGGTTGGAGGCGGTAGACCATTTGGTCCTAAGCCAAGGGATTACTCTTACAAAATGCCTAAAAAAATGAGAAGATTGGCAATCAGATCCGCTTTATCTACAAAACTTAGAGAGAATAACTTAATAATATTAGATAAAATTGAGCTTCCCCAACCAAAAACAAAAGAATTTATCAAAATTTTAAATAATTTTGGCTTAAATAATGTATCTGTTTTAGTAAGCACTCCTCAAAAGGATGAGAATATAAAAAGGGCAGTATCAAATATTGAGAAAGTAAAATTAATGGTTGCATCTTGCTTAAATGTTTATGATTTATTAAAATATGATTATTTGATTTTGACAGTGGATGCAGTTAAAAAATTGGAGGAAACCTTTTTGCCTAAGGAGGATGTAAGCGAGGAGGTATTACAATAAATGAAAGATCCGTATACAGTTATTATTAGACCTATTATTTCAGAAAAGAGTTTGAGATTGAAAGATGAGGGGAAGTATGTTTTTGAGATAGCCAGAGATGCTAATAAGATTGATGTTAGAAGAGCTGTTGAAGAAATATTTAAGGTTGAAGTAGAGAAGGTGGCTATAATTAATGAAAAGCCTAAATTAAGAAGAATGGGGTTAACTCAAGGTTTTACTTCTAAAAGAAAGAAAGCAATAGTAACTTTAAAACCAGGATATAAGATCGAGATAATTAGTGGAGTATAGGAGGTTTAAAATATGCCACTTAAAAAATTAAGACCAATAACGCCAGGAACAAGGCATGCTCTCCTCCCAGACTTTTCAGAGATAACCAAGGAGGAGCCAGAAAAGTCTTTAGTGGTTCCTCTTAAAAAGACGGGAGGAAGAAATAACTTTGGTCATATAACTACTCGTTTTAGAGGGGGAGGGCATAAGAGATTATATAGAATAATTGATTTTTATAGGATTGATAAGGACGGTATTCCTGCAAAAGTGGTAAGTATAGAGTATGATCCGAATAGATCCGCAAGAATAGCACTGTTATGCTATGCGGATGGAGAAAAAAGGTATATTATTGCTCCTGAAGGTTTAAAGGTTGGAGATGAGGTTATTTCTGGAGAGAATGTTGATATAAAGGTTGGAAATAATCTTCCTTTGAAAAATATTCCTGATGGAACAATGATTCATAATTTGGAGCTCTATCCAGGAAGAGGAGGACAATTAGTAAGGGCTGCTGGCACTTTTGCTCAAATTCTTGGTAAAGAAGGGAAATTTGCATATGTACGTCTTCCTTCTGGAGAAATTAGATTATTTGATTTAAGATGTAGAGCTACTATTGGACAAGTAGGAAATGTAGATCATAAAAATGTTGTTTTAGGAAAAGCAGGAAGAAATAGATGGCTCGGTAGGAGACCTCATGTGAGAGGTTCTGCTATGAATCCTGTGGATCATCCTCACGGTGGCGGTGAGGGTAAAGCTCCTATAGGACATCCTGGACCTCTCACTCCTTGGGGTAAGCCTACCTTAGGTTATAAGACTCGTAAAAAGAGGAAACCTTCGGATAGATTTATTGTACAGCGTGCTAATGAGAAAAAGGAAGTAAAATAAAGGGGAGGAGCTCATGGGACGTTCATTAAAGAAAGGACCTTACGTAGATCCAAAACTACTTGAAAAAATAAGGAAATTAAATGAAAAGGGAGAAAAAAAGATTATCAAAACTTGGTCAAGAAGATCTGTAATAGTCCCAGAGATGGTGGGACATACAATAGCAGTATATAATGGGAGAAAGCACATTCCCATATATATAACTGAGAACATGATAGGACATAGATTAGGAGAGTTTGCTCCTACCCGAACCTTTACAGGTCACAGAATTCCCACAGCCCGAATTACTGCTATAAAGTAGGGAGGGAAATATAATGTTCGAAGTAAAAGCAGAAAGCAAGTTTATTAGAATGTCACCATACAAGGCAAGAAGAGTTATTGATTTGATAAGAGGAAAAGATGTAAATGAGGCTGAGGCAATTTTAACTGCTCTGCCTCATAAGGCTGCATACTTTATTTTAAAATGTTTGAGATCTGCAAAAGCAAATGCAGAGCACAATTTTGGGTTAAGAGCGGATAGATTGTTTGTATCTCGTGCTTTTGTTAATGAGGGACCGAGATGGAAGAGGTTAAATCCAAGGGCTCGTGGGCGTGCTGATATTATTCAAAAAAGGAATTGTCATATAGTTATCTACGTTCAAGAGAGGGAGGAAGAGTAAAGTGGGACAGAAAACACATCCCTATGGATTTAGATTAGGGATAACCAAAGATTGGAAAAGTCATTGGTTTGCCACAAAAGATTATTCTGTATTCTTACATGAAGATTGGGCAATTCGTAATTATATAAAAACAAATTATTTACAAGCTGGGGTTTCTTTAATAGAGATAGAAAGGAAAGTAGCAAATAGGGTAGATGTTAAAATACATGCTGCTCGTCCTGGAATTTTGATTGGTAGGAATGGTGCGGAAATAGAAAATATAAGGAAAAACTTGATGAAATTGACAAATAAGAATGTTTTCGTAACTGTAGTAGAGGTAAAGGTTCCCGAACTTGATGCTCAATTAGTAGCAGAGAATATAGCTTCTCAGATTGAAAGAAGGGTTAGTTATAAAAGAGCCATGAAACAGGCAATAAATAGGGCTCTTAGAAGTGGAGCAAAAGGAATTAAGGTTATGTGTTCTGGTAGATTGAATGGCGCTGAAATTGCAAGATCTGAATGGTTTAGGGAAGGAAGAGTCCCTCTGCAAACTTTAAGGGCAGATATTGATTATGGGTTTGCAGAGGCTAAAACTATATCAGGAGTCATAGGTGTAAAAGTCTGGATATATCGTGGAGACAAACCAGAACTTGGTAAAGAAACTGTTGAAGAAGTTCCTTCAAAATCTACAAAGATCTATTTAGAGGATGAAGATTTTGAAAAGGATGAGGTGAACTACGATGTTGATGCCTAAAAGAGTCAAATATAGAAAGCAACATCGAGGAAGAATGAAAGGTAAGGCTACAAGAGGCAATACATTGGTATTTGGTGATTATGGCATTCAAGCATTGGCGCCTGCATGGATCACAAGTGAACAAATAGAGGCTGTAAGAAGAACTCTTACTCGTCATGCAGGTAAAAATGGGAGAGTTTGGATAAGAATTTTTCCTGACAAATCTGTCACTGCAAGACCTGCTGAGAGTAGAATGGGTGGTGGTAAAGGAGATGTTAAAGATTGGGTAGCAGTGGTCAAGCCAGGCACTATATTATTTGAGATCTCTGGTATTCCAGAAGAAGATGCAAAAGAGGCAGTTAGGATTGCTGGTACTAAACTTCCTATAAAAACACGTTTTGTAACAAGAGAATTAGGTGGTGAGTAATATGGTTAAGGCAAGAGATTTAAGGGAAAAGACGGATGAGGAATTAAAAGAGGAGCTTAAAAAATTAAGAATGGAATTATTTAATTTAAGATTTCAGCTCTCTACAGGTGGATTAACAAATCCTCACAGAATTAAAATGGTAAGAAAAGATATAGCAAGGATTCTAACCATACTTCGAGAGCGAGAACTTAATAAATCTTAAGACAAGGAGAGAGGAAAATTATGGCTGGCAAAAGAAGAGAATTAATTGGAAAAGTTGTAAGTAATAAAATGCAGAAAACCATTGTAGTTTTAGTGGAAAGTACCTTTTCTCATCCTCTATATAAAAAGACTGTAAAGAAGATTAAAAAATATAAAGCCCATGATGAACATCAAGAGGCTAAAGAGGGAGATATTGTTTTAATTCAAGAGACAAGACCTTTAAGCAAGGAAAAAAGATGGAGATTGGTTAAAATATTAAAGAGAGCAGAGTTGGCACCTTCTGAAGTTGTTGTTCCTAAAGAAGAAATTGCTTTAGAGGCAGGTGAGAATAATGATTCAGCCACAAACTAGGTTAGTTGTTGCTGATAATAGTGGAGCAAAAGAAATTATGTGTTTTAGAATTCTTGGGAAAAAGAAGGTGGCAAGTGTTGGAGATATTATTGTAGCAAGTGTTAAGGATGCAATTCCAAGAGCAAATATTAAAAAGGGCGATGTAGTTTATGCGGTAGTTATAAGAACAAGAAGAACTATTAAGAGAAAAGATGGGTCTTGTGTAAGATTTGATGATAATGCAGCTGTTATCATTGATAAACAAGGAAATCCAAGAGGAACAAGAGTATTTGGACCAGTAGCAAGAGAACTAAGAGATAAGAACTTTACAAAGATTATTTCTTTAGCTGCGGAAGTAATTTAAGGAGGAATCACTTATGGGATTTAGTATAAAAAAAGGTGATTTAGTATTAGTTATATCTGGAAAGGATAAGGGTAAAAGAGGAAAGGTTATCTCTGTTCTGCCCAAGGAGAATAAAATTATTGTTGAGGGAATTAATATTGTTAAGAAGCATACTCGTCCTACCCAGAAAAATAGACAGGGTGGGATTATTGAGAAACCTGCTCCTCTATACAGGTGCAAGGTAATGCTTATTTGTCCTCGTTGTAATCAACCAACAAGGGTTGGTTTTACTTTCTTGGAGTCTGGTCAAAAAGTTAGAAAATGTAAAAAGTGTAACGAAATAATTGATCAGGTATAATAGGGGGAATTATATATGGAGATTTTAAGGAAAAAATATAAAGAGGAAATTATTCCTGCAATGATGAAAAAATTTAACTATAAAAATCCAATGGCAGTTCCAAAATTGGAAAAAATAGTAGTTAATATTGGAGTAAGCGAAGCTGTACAGAATCCTTCAGCAATAGAATCTGCTGCAAGGGATTTAGCAATAATTACAGGACAGAAACCTATAGTAAGGAAGGCAAGAAAGTCCATATCTAACTTTCATTTAAGGAAGGGCATGCCTATTGGACTAAAAGTCACATTAAGAGGAGATAGAATGTATGCCTTTTTATATAAATTAATTAATATAGCTCTACCAAGGGTAAGAGATTTTCAGGGAGTTTCACCTAGTTCCTTTGATGGAAGAGGTAATTATACCTTAGGAATAAAAGAACAATTGATTTTCCCTGAGATAGAATATGACAAAATAGATAAAATTCGTGGTATGGATATTACTATTGTAACAACCGCAAAAACTGATGAAGAGGCAAAAGAGCTTTTGACACTTTTAGGCATGCCTTTTAAAAAATAATTTAAAAAGAGAGGGAGGAGCTCGTGGCTAAGAAATCACAAATTGTTAAATGGCTAAAACCTAAGAAATATAAAGTTAGAGAGTATAATAGATGCAGAATTTGTGGAAGACCAAGGGGATATATAAGGAAATTTGGTCTATGTAGATTATGTTTTAGAGAATTAGCTCTAAAAGGAGAAATTCCTGGTGTCAGAAAAGCAAGTTGGTAGGAGGTTGTAATATGACACTTACAGATCCAATTGCAGATATGCTAACGAGAATTAATAATGCTAATCAAAGGAGAAAGCCTTTTGTAGAAGTTCCTTTTTCAAAAATAAAGTTAAGTATTGCCGAAATATTATTAAAAGAAGGATATATAGAAAATTACGAGGTACTCGGCGAGGAACCAAAGAAAGTAATAAAGATCTGGCTGAAGTATATCAATAAAACACCAGTTATCCAAGGTTTAAAGAGAGTAAGTAAGCCAGGTAGAAGGTTATATGCAGGAAAAGAAGAACTGCCAAGAGTCTTAGGAGGGCTTGGAATAGCTATTGTATCTACATCAAAAGGAATAATGACCGATAAAGAAGCAAGAGCCTTAGGAATCGGCGGAGAAGTTCTTTGTATGGTATGGTAGAAAAGGAGGAAGATGTAAATGTCAAGAATAGGTAGGAAGCCAATACCAATTCCGGAAAAAGTGCAAGTAGAGTTTTTAGATGGAAATACTTTGAGGGTTAAAGGACCCTTAGGGGTATTAGAAAGAAGCTTTAATCCTATTATCTCTATAAGTGTTAAGGATAGCCAGATAGTTGTTGAGAGACCAAATGATGAAAAGTTTACAAAAGCTCTGCATGGATTAACCAGAGCTTTAATAAATAACATGATTATTGGGGTAACTCAAGGTTTTGAAAAAAGATTAGAAATACAGGGAACTGGATACAGAGCAAGGATACAAGGAAACAAATTAGTTATGGATTTAGGTTTCTCTCATCCTGTAGAATTAGATATTCCTGAAGGATTAAATGTCACTGTAGAGGAAAATACAAAAATTACTGTAAGAGGAATAGATAAGGAGAAAGTTGGACAATTTGCTGCATATGTCCGTAGCATTAGACCAGTTGAACCTTATAAGGGTAAAGGTATTAGATACTTAGGAGAGAAAGTACGTCAAAAAGCTGGTAAGGCTGGTAAGAAATAGGAGGTTTTGGAGAAATGATTAACAAACCATCTCGAAAAGAATTAAGGAAGATTAGACATTTAAGAATTAGAAAGAAGGTATTTGGAACTCCAGAAAGACCAAGATTATGTGTTTACAAAAGTTTGAGATATATTTATGCCCAAATAATTGATGATACAAAAGGGCATACTTTGGTTTCTGCTTCTTCTCTTGAGAAAGAACTTAGAAAACAATTGAAATCTACCGATAATATAGAAGCTGCACAATTAGTAGGAAAAACTATTGCCCAAAGAGCTTTGGAAAAAGGTATTAAAAAAGTAGTTTTTGATAGAGCTGGATTTTTATATCATGGAAGAATAAAGGCTCTGGCAGATAGCGCAAGAGCTGAAGGTTTAGAATTTTAAATGTTAGGAGGGAGCAGTTTTGGGTAAAGAATTAGAACCTATTTTTAAAGAGAGAGTTGTAGAGATAAGGAGAGTAGCCAAAGTAGTTAAGGGTGGAAAGAACCTTAGGTTTAGGGCATTAGTCGTAGTAGGAGATGAGCAAGGCACAGTAGGAGTTGGTATCGCTAAGGCTGCAGAAGTACCTGATGCTATAAGAAAGGCAACAAGAAGAGCAAAGAAAAATGCAGTTAAAGTGGCTATAAGTAAGGGGACTATTCCTCATGAGGTTGTAGGAAAGTTAGGAGCATCTAAAATTCTATTAAAGCCAGCAGCTCCAGGAACAGGCGTTATAGCTGGAGGTGCAGCACGAGCAGTTTTAGAGCTTGCAGGAATAAAGAATGTTTTAGCTAAGTCTTTGGGTTCCACAACAGCTATTAATTTAGCACAGGCGACTTTAAATGCGTTAAAGTCTCTAAGGAGTCTCCCAGAAGTAGCAAAGGCAAGAGGAAAGAGAATAAACGAGGTTATTGGAGTAGAGCAGTCTAAAGATAAGGAGGGAGAAAATTGAAACTATTTGAGTTAAAGCCAAAATTAGGTTCAAGAAAAGAGCCAAAGAGAATAGGGTGTGGTTACGCTGCTTCTGGAAAATATGCAGGAAGAGGAATGAGTGGTCAAAACTCTCGTACAGGTGATGGTACAAGACCAGGTTTTGAAGGGGGACAAACACCTTTAACCAGGAGATTGCCTAAGTTAGGTGGAATTCCAAATGCTCCTTATAGGAAATATACAGTAGTTAATCTGAGTGTTTTGGATAAGCATTTTAATGCAAATGATGAGGTAACTCCTGAAATATTATTGAAAAAGAGAATTATCAAAAAATTGGAATGGGGACTAAAGATTTTAGGGGATGGAGAAATAACGAAGCCTTTAGTGGTGAAAGCCCATGCTTTTAGCTCCACGGCAAAGGAGAAGATTGAAAAAGCTGGTGGTAAAGCAGAGGTGATTGAATAGTGTTTGATACTTTAATAAGAGCTTTTAGACTTCCTGATTTAAGAAAGAAAATTTTATTTACTTTATTTATTTTTGCAGTTTATAGATTTGGTGCTCATATTCCTGTGCCAGGAGTAGATAGGGTAGCTCTTAGTAATTTATTTAAGTCTCAAGGGCTATTAGGTTTTTTAGATCTATTTACTGGAGGAGCATTAGCAAGATTTTCAATTTTTGCTATGGGTATAACTCCTTTTATCAATGCCTCTATTATGATGGAACTTTTAACTGTTATTTTCCCTTCTCTGGGTGCTCTTAAAAAGGAAGAGGATGGTAGACAGAAGTTAACAAGATACGCAAGAAATTTGACTGTCCTTTTAGCTGCTATAGAAGCTTTAGGGCTCACTATATTCATGCATAATTATAAAGTAATACCTCAATTGACGCCATTATATGTATTAACTACCGTCATAACTTTAACGGCAGGCACTACATTTATTATGTGGTTGGGAGAACAAATTTCTCAATATGGAATTGGGAATGGA of the Dictyoglomus sp. NZ13-RE01 genome contains:
- the tuf gene encoding elongation factor Tu (EF-Tu; promotes GTP-dependent binding of aminoacyl-tRNA to the A-site of ribosomes during protein biosynthesis; when the tRNA anticodon matches the mRNA codon, GTP hydrolysis results; the inactive EF-Tu-GDP leaves the ribosome and release of GDP is promoted by elongation factor Ts; many prokaryotes have two copies of the gene encoding EF-Tu), which encodes FFSGYKPQFYFRTTDVTGEIKLPEGVQMVMPGDNIEMEVKLIKPVALEEGLRFAIREGGKTVGAGVVTKIIE
- a CDS encoding 30S ribosomal protein S10: MGSYLEKQRIRIKLKAFDHRILDQSTKQIIETVRGTGAKISGPIPLPTKVSRYWVLRSPHVNKNSGEHFELRIHKRLIDIIEPTAKTVEALMKLELPAGVEVEIKT
- a CDS encoding 50S ribosomal protein L3; this encodes MSAPTTKAILGRKIGMTQIFTEKGEVLPVTVVKGGPCLILSVKTKENDGYDAIQLGYEQCKESKLNKPMRGFFQKLGLPAHKIIKEIRILNPNDYNKGQELRVDIFQEGELVDVTGKTKGRGFTGHIKRWDFRRGRMSHGSKFHRRRASIGAGGVQHVMKGQKMAGRYGYETVTVQNLEIVKVDREKDLLFIKGAVPGPHGNLLIIRKAVKSLRKGIEK
- a CDS encoding 50S ribosomal protein L4, whose protein sequence is MILVPVYNQNAEKVGEIELREELFGVETRPDLFHACVVMHLANGRQGTASTKRRSEVNRSGRKVWPQKGTGHARQGDRKAPHWVGGGRPFGPKPRDYSYKMPKKMRRLAIRSALSTKLRENNLIILDKIELPQPKTKEFIKILNNFGLNNVSVLVSTPQKDENIKRAVSNIEKVKLMVASCLNVYDLLKYDYLILTVDAVKKLEETFLPKEDVSEEVLQ
- a CDS encoding 50S ribosomal protein L23, with product MKDPYTVIIRPIISEKSLRLKDEGKYVFEIARDANKIDVRRAVEEIFKVEVEKVAIINEKPKLRRMGLTQGFTSKRKKAIVTLKPGYKIEIISGV
- a CDS encoding 50S ribosomal protein L2 — protein: MPLKKLRPITPGTRHALLPDFSEITKEEPEKSLVVPLKKTGGRNNFGHITTRFRGGGHKRLYRIIDFYRIDKDGIPAKVVSIEYDPNRSARIALLCYADGEKRYIIAPEGLKVGDEVISGENVDIKVGNNLPLKNIPDGTMIHNLELYPGRGGQLVRAAGTFAQILGKEGKFAYVRLPSGEIRLFDLRCRATIGQVGNVDHKNVVLGKAGRNRWLGRRPHVRGSAMNPVDHPHGGGEGKAPIGHPGPLTPWGKPTLGYKTRKKRKPSDRFIVQRANEKKEVK
- a CDS encoding 30S ribosomal protein S19 is translated as MGRSLKKGPYVDPKLLEKIRKLNEKGEKKIIKTWSRRSVIVPEMVGHTIAVYNGRKHIPIYITENMIGHRLGEFAPTRTFTGHRIPTARITAIK
- a CDS encoding 50S ribosomal protein L22, whose translation is MFEVKAESKFIRMSPYKARRVIDLIRGKDVNEAEAILTALPHKAAYFILKCLRSAKANAEHNFGLRADRLFVSRAFVNEGPRWKRLNPRARGRADIIQKRNCHIVIYVQEREEE
- a CDS encoding 30S ribosomal protein S3, whose product is MGQKTHPYGFRLGITKDWKSHWFATKDYSVFLHEDWAIRNYIKTNYLQAGVSLIEIERKVANRVDVKIHAARPGILIGRNGAEIENIRKNLMKLTNKNVFVTVVEVKVPELDAQLVAENIASQIERRVSYKRAMKQAINRALRSGAKGIKVMCSGRLNGAEIARSEWFREGRVPLQTLRADIDYGFAEAKTISGVIGVKVWIYRGDKPELGKETVEEVPSKSTKIYLEDEDFEKDEVNYDVDA
- a CDS encoding 50S ribosomal protein L16; translation: MLMPKRVKYRKQHRGRMKGKATRGNTLVFGDYGIQALAPAWITSEQIEAVRRTLTRHAGKNGRVWIRIFPDKSVTARPAESRMGGGKGDVKDWVAVVKPGTILFEISGIPEEDAKEAVRIAGTKLPIKTRFVTRELGGE
- a CDS encoding 50S ribosomal protein L29; the encoded protein is MVKARDLREKTDEELKEELKKLRMELFNLRFQLSTGGLTNPHRIKMVRKDIARILTILRERELNKS
- a CDS encoding 30S ribosomal protein S17 → MAGKRRELIGKVVSNKMQKTIVVLVESTFSHPLYKKTVKKIKKYKAHDEHQEAKEGDIVLIQETRPLSKEKRWRLVKILKRAELAPSEVVVPKEEIALEAGENNDSATN
- a CDS encoding 50S ribosomal protein L14, with product MIQPQTRLVVADNSGAKEIMCFRILGKKKVASVGDIIVASVKDAIPRANIKKGDVVYAVVIRTRRTIKRKDGSCVRFDDNAAVIIDKQGNPRGTRVFGPVARELRDKNFTKIISLAAEVI
- a CDS encoding 50S ribosomal protein L24, giving the protein MGFSIKKGDLVLVISGKDKGKRGKVISVLPKENKIIVEGINIVKKHTRPTQKNRQGGIIEKPAPLYRCKVMLICPRCNQPTRVGFTFLESGQKVRKCKKCNEIIDQV
- a CDS encoding 50S ribosomal protein L5 → MEILRKKYKEEIIPAMMKKFNYKNPMAVPKLEKIVVNIGVSEAVQNPSAIESAARDLAIITGQKPIVRKARKSISNFHLRKGMPIGLKVTLRGDRMYAFLYKLINIALPRVRDFQGVSPSSFDGRGNYTLGIKEQLIFPEIEYDKIDKIRGMDITIVTTAKTDEEAKELLTLLGMPFKK
- a CDS encoding 30S ribosomal protein S14 type Z, which gives rise to MAKKSQIVKWLKPKKYKVREYNRCRICGRPRGYIRKFGLCRLCFRELALKGEIPGVRKASW
- the rpsH gene encoding 30S ribosomal protein S8, whose product is MTLTDPIADMLTRINNANQRRKPFVEVPFSKIKLSIAEILLKEGYIENYEVLGEEPKKVIKIWLKYINKTPVIQGLKRVSKPGRRLYAGKEELPRVLGGLGIAIVSTSKGIMTDKEARALGIGGEVLCMVW
- a CDS encoding 50S ribosomal protein L6, with the protein product MSRIGRKPIPIPEKVQVEFLDGNTLRVKGPLGVLERSFNPIISISVKDSQIVVERPNDEKFTKALHGLTRALINNMIIGVTQGFEKRLEIQGTGYRARIQGNKLVMDLGFSHPVELDIPEGLNVTVEENTKITVRGIDKEKVGQFAAYVRSIRPVEPYKGKGIRYLGEKVRQKAGKAGKK
- a CDS encoding 50S ribosomal protein L18 — encoded protein: MINKPSRKELRKIRHLRIRKKVFGTPERPRLCVYKSLRYIYAQIIDDTKGHTLVSASSLEKELRKQLKSTDNIEAAQLVGKTIAQRALEKGIKKVVFDRAGFLYHGRIKALADSARAEGLEF
- a CDS encoding 30S ribosomal protein S5, whose protein sequence is MGKELEPIFKERVVEIRRVAKVVKGGKNLRFRALVVVGDEQGTVGVGIAKAAEVPDAIRKATRRAKKNAVKVAISKGTIPHEVVGKLGASKILLKPAAPGTGVIAGGAARAVLELAGIKNVLAKSLGSTTAINLAQATLNALKSLRSLPEVAKARGKRINEVIGVEQSKDKEGEN
- a CDS encoding 50S ribosomal protein L15, with the translated sequence MKLFELKPKLGSRKEPKRIGCGYAASGKYAGRGMSGQNSRTGDGTRPGFEGGQTPLTRRLPKLGGIPNAPYRKYTVVNLSVLDKHFNANDEVTPEILLKKRIIKKLEWGLKILGDGEITKPLVVKAHAFSSTAKEKIEKAGGKAEVIE